The Streptomyces sp. NBC_00670 genome window below encodes:
- a CDS encoding chitosanase: MKRVRHVWWAAVAVLVVAAVYGLAPGSGDRAVDDGAGRKDGGRGAGLDSSAKKEIAQQIVASAENGTLDWRSAYGYVEDIGDGQGYTAGIIGFCTGTHDLLTLVETYTDDHPGNRLARYLPALRAVDGTDSHEGLGDGFTAAWKAEAEVPAFRRAQDAERDRVYFDPAVRQAKEDGLGALGQFVYYDAIVFHGPGKRAGSFGGIRAEALRRAESPAEGGSEVEYLGAFLDVRRAAMRERGAEVDTSRVDTAQRVFLREGNLTLETPLRWRVYGERYEIG; encoded by the coding sequence ATGAAGCGAGTCCGTCACGTGTGGTGGGCGGCCGTGGCCGTGCTGGTCGTGGCCGCGGTGTACGGCCTGGCGCCCGGGTCCGGCGACCGGGCCGTGGACGACGGGGCCGGGCGCAAGGACGGCGGACGCGGGGCGGGGCTGGACTCCTCGGCGAAGAAGGAGATCGCACAGCAGATCGTGGCCAGCGCGGAGAACGGCACGCTGGACTGGCGCAGCGCCTACGGCTACGTCGAGGACATCGGTGACGGGCAGGGGTACACCGCCGGGATCATCGGGTTCTGCACGGGCACGCACGATCTGCTGACGCTGGTGGAGACGTACACCGACGATCACCCCGGCAACCGGCTCGCCCGGTACCTCCCCGCGCTGCGCGCGGTCGACGGCACGGACTCGCACGAGGGGCTCGGGGACGGGTTCACGGCGGCGTGGAAGGCGGAGGCGGAGGTGCCGGCGTTCCGGCGGGCGCAGGACGCGGAGCGGGACCGGGTGTACTTCGATCCGGCGGTCCGGCAGGCGAAGGAGGACGGTCTGGGGGCGCTGGGGCAGTTCGTCTACTACGACGCGATCGTCTTCCACGGCCCGGGGAAGCGGGCGGGGAGCTTCGGGGGGATCCGGGCGGAGGCGCTGCGGCGGGCGGAGAGCCCGGCGGAGGGAGGTTCCGAGGTGGAGTACCTCGGGGCGTTCCTGGACGTGCGGCGGGCCGCGATGCGGGAGCGTGGCGCGGAGGTGGACACGAGCCGGGTGGACACGGCGCAGCGGGTGTTCCTGCGGGAGGGAAATCTGACGTTGGAAACGCCGTTGCGGTGGCGGGTGTACGGGGAGCGGTACGAGATCGGCTGA
- a CDS encoding chitosanase, giving the protein MPVVVGVVHLAAPDGGGDAVGEPAASASASASVADGKERRADDAVVADAPPGLAAPAKKELAQRFVSSVENSTLNWRTAYGSIEDTGDGHGYTAGIIGFCTGTDDLLTLVERYTKAHPDNRLAPYLPALRAVNGTDSHKGLDPGFTAAWRAEAHVKAFRTAQEKERDRVYFDPAVRLAKLDGLGTLGQLIYYDAMVLHGPGVDADGFYGLRDEALRRAKLPSDGGSRTAYLNAFLDVRREAIKRDDAGRDHGDTSRIDTALRRFLDDGNVDLDTPLVWRAYGERYRIDQ; this is encoded by the coding sequence GTGCCCGTCGTCGTCGGGGTCGTGCATCTGGCCGCGCCCGACGGCGGGGGCGACGCCGTCGGGGAGCCCGCCGCCTCCGCGTCCGCCTCCGCCTCCGTCGCGGACGGGAAGGAGCGGCGCGCGGACGACGCTGTCGTCGCCGACGCTCCGCCGGGGCTCGCCGCACCCGCCAAGAAGGAGCTGGCGCAACGTTTCGTCTCCAGCGTGGAGAACTCCACGCTGAACTGGCGCACGGCGTACGGCTCGATCGAGGACACCGGCGACGGGCACGGCTACACCGCCGGGATCATCGGGTTCTGCACCGGCACCGACGACCTGCTCACCCTCGTCGAGCGGTACACCAAGGCCCACCCGGACAACCGCCTCGCCCCCTACCTCCCCGCGCTGCGCGCGGTGAACGGCACCGACTCGCACAAGGGCCTGGACCCCGGATTCACCGCCGCCTGGCGGGCCGAGGCGCACGTGAAGGCGTTCCGCACCGCGCAGGAGAAGGAGCGCGACCGGGTCTACTTCGACCCGGCGGTCCGGCTGGCCAAGCTGGACGGACTCGGCACGCTCGGCCAGTTGATCTACTACGACGCCATGGTGCTGCACGGCCCGGGCGTCGACGCCGACGGTTTCTACGGGCTGCGGGACGAGGCGCTGCGCCGGGCGAAGCTGCCGTCGGACGGCGGTTCGCGCACGGCGTATCTGAACGCGTTCCTGGACGTCCGCCGTGAGGCGATCAAGAGGGACGACGCCGGGCGCGACCACGGCGACACCTCGCGCATCGACACGGCGCTGCGCCGGTTCCTGGACGACGGCAACGTCGATCTGGACACCCCGCTGGTGTGGCGGGCGTACGGCGAGCGTTACCGCATCGACCAGTAG
- a CDS encoding glutamate synthase subunit beta: MADPKGFLNHGREVARSRPVEERVRDWNEVYVPGSLLPIISKQASRCMDCGIPFCHNGCPLGNLIPEWNDFAYREDWSAASERLHATNNFPEFTGRLCPAPCESACVLGINQAPVTIKNVEVSIIDKAWDTGDVTPQIPERLSGKTVAVIGSGPAGLAAAQQLTRAGHTVAVYERADRIGGLLRYGIPEFKMEKRHINRRIEQMRAEGTRFRTGVEVGRDVTAAGLRKRYDAVVIAAGSTTARDLPIPGRELKGVHQAMEYLPLSNKVQEGDYVTSPISAEGKHVVVIGGGDTGADCVGTAHRQGAASVTQLEIMPQPGAERNPVSQPWPTFPMLYKVTSAHEEGGERLYSVSTTHFEGDEDGNVQWLHLVEVEFVDGKLNQKPGTERKIPAQLVTLAMGFTGPDKENGLIEQLGLDLDERGNIARDADFQTNVPGVFVAGDAGRGQSLIVWAIAEGRSAARGADRFLTGASDLPAPIRPTDRSLMV; this comes from the coding sequence ATGGCTGATCCCAAGGGCTTTCTCAACCACGGCCGCGAGGTCGCCCGTTCCCGCCCCGTCGAGGAGCGGGTGCGGGACTGGAACGAGGTCTACGTTCCCGGCTCGCTGCTGCCGATCATCTCCAAGCAGGCCAGCCGCTGCATGGACTGCGGCATCCCGTTCTGTCACAACGGCTGCCCGCTGGGGAACCTGATCCCGGAGTGGAACGACTTCGCCTACCGCGAGGACTGGTCGGCCGCCTCCGAGCGGCTGCACGCCACCAACAACTTCCCGGAGTTCACCGGGCGGCTGTGCCCGGCCCCGTGCGAGTCGGCGTGCGTGCTCGGCATCAACCAGGCGCCGGTCACCATCAAGAACGTCGAGGTCTCCATCATCGACAAGGCGTGGGACACCGGTGACGTGACGCCGCAGATCCCCGAGCGCCTGTCCGGCAAGACCGTCGCCGTCATCGGCTCCGGGCCGGCCGGCCTCGCCGCCGCCCAGCAGCTCACCCGGGCCGGTCACACCGTCGCCGTCTACGAGCGCGCCGACCGCATCGGTGGCCTGCTCCGCTACGGCATCCCCGAGTTCAAGATGGAGAAGCGGCACATCAACCGCCGCATCGAGCAGATGCGCGCGGAGGGCACCCGCTTCCGCACCGGCGTCGAGGTCGGGCGTGACGTCACCGCGGCCGGTCTGCGCAAGCGGTACGACGCCGTCGTCATCGCCGCCGGCTCCACCACCGCCCGCGACCTGCCCATCCCGGGCCGGGAACTCAAGGGCGTCCACCAGGCGATGGAGTACCTGCCGCTGTCGAACAAGGTCCAGGAGGGCGACTACGTCACCTCCCCGATCTCCGCCGAGGGCAAGCACGTCGTCGTCATCGGCGGCGGCGACACCGGCGCCGACTGCGTGGGCACCGCCCACCGCCAGGGCGCGGCCTCGGTGACGCAGCTGGAGATCATGCCCCAGCCCGGCGCCGAGCGGAACCCGGTCAGCCAGCCCTGGCCGACGTTCCCGATGCTGTACAAGGTCACCTCCGCGCACGAGGAGGGCGGCGAGCGGCTCTACTCCGTCTCCACCACCCACTTCGAGGGCGACGAGGACGGCAATGTGCAGTGGCTGCACCTGGTCGAGGTCGAGTTCGTGGACGGCAAGCTCAACCAGAAGCCCGGTACCGAGCGCAAGATCCCGGCCCAGCTGGTCACCCTCGCCATGGGCTTCACCGGCCCCGACAAGGAGAACGGCCTGATCGAGCAGCTCGGCCTGGACCTCGACGAGCGCGGCAACATCGCCCGCGACGCCGACTTCCAGACCAACGTCCCCGGCGTGTTCGTCGCCGGTGACGCCGGGCGCGGCCAGTCGCTCATCGTGTGGGCCATCGCCGAGGGCCGCTCCGCGGCGCGCGGCGCGGACCGCTTCCTGACCGGCGCGAGCGACCTGCCGGCGCCGATCCGGCCGACGGACCGCTCGCTGATGGTCTGA
- the gltB gene encoding glutamate synthase large subunit, protein MRTTRQPSQHSTTGQNWSFMDARPAAQGMYDPRNEHDACGVGFVATLTGEASHTLVEQALTVLRNLEHRGATGSEPDSGDGAGILSQVPDAFFREVAGFELPEAGAYAVGIAFLPEAGTDEAAARIEGLAAEEGLTVLGWREVPVAPQLLGATARATMPAFRQVFVTDGASTGIALDRKAFALRKRAEREAGVYFPSLSARTIVYKGMLTTGQLEPFFPDLSDRRFGSAIALVHSRFSTNTFPSWPLAHPYRFVAHNGEINTVKGNRNWMRARESQLASQLLGNGNTEAENLERLFPVCTPEASDSASFDEVLELLHLGGRSLPHSVLMMIPEAWENHASMDADRRAFYAYHSTMMEPWDGPACVTFTDGTQVGAVLDRNGLRPGRYWVTDDGLVVLGSEVGVLDIDPAKVVRKGRLQPGRMFLVDTAEHRIIEDDEIKAQLAAEQPYAEWMEAGEIELSDLPEREHIVHTHASVTRRQQTFGYTEEELRVILAPMAKAGAEPIGSMGTDSPIAALSERPRLLFDYFTQLFAQVTNPPLDAIREELVTSLRSSLGPSGNLLEPTAASCRSVLLPFPVIDNDELAKLIHINADGDMPGMKAATLSGLFRVSGGGEALAARIEEICAEADAAIGNGARLIVLSDRHSDAEHAPIPSLLLTSAVHHHLIRTKQRTQVGLLVEAGDVREVHHVALLIGFGAAAVNPYLAMESVEDLVRAGTFLSGIETEQAIRNLIYALGKGVLKVMSKMGISTVASYRGAQVFEAVGLDDAFVDRYFNGTTTKIGGVGIDVIAEEVAARHAKAYPATGIAPAHRALEIGGEYQWRREGEPHLFDPETVFRLQHSTRTRRYDIFKKYTDRVNEQSERLMTLRGLFQFKSGRGPIPVEEVEPASEIVKRFSTGAMSYGSISREAHETLAIAMNQLGAKSNTGEGGEDPDRLYDPARRSAIKQVASGRFGVTSEYLVNADDIQIKMAQGAKPGEGGQLPGHKVYPWVAKTRHSTPGVGLISPPPHHDIYSIEDLAQLIHDLKNANPRARIHVKLVSEVGVGTVAAGVSKAHADVVLISGHDGGTGASPLTSLKHAGGPWELGLAETQQTLLLNGLRDRIVVQTDGQLKTGRDVVIAALLGAEEFGFATAPLVVSGCVMMRVCHLDTCPVGIATQNPVLRERFSGKAEYVVNFFQFIAEEVREILAELGFRSIEEAVGHAEALDVTRAVDHWKAQGLDLEPLFHVPALPEGAARHQVIAQDHGLQKALDNQLIKLAADALSADSATDAAPVRAQVAIRNINRTVGTMLGHEVTKKFGGAGLPDDTVDITFTGSAGQSFGAFLPRGITLRLEGDANDYVGKGLSGGRVIVRPDRGADHLAEYSTIAGNTLAYGATGGELFLRGRTGERFCVRNSGALVVSEGVGDHGCEYMTGGHAVVLGPIGRNFAAGMSGGIAYVVDLDPADVNPGNADAVQELDEADRQWLHEVVRRHQEETGSTVAAKLLAEWDTAVTRFSKIIPSTYKAVLAAKDAAERAGLSETEITEKMMEAATNG, encoded by the coding sequence ATGCGTACGACGCGCCAGCCGTCCCAGCACTCCACGACTGGCCAGAACTGGTCCTTCATGGATGCTCGCCCTGCCGCGCAGGGCATGTACGACCCGCGCAACGAGCACGACGCCTGCGGCGTCGGCTTCGTGGCCACGCTCACCGGTGAGGCGAGCCACACGCTGGTCGAGCAGGCGCTCACCGTCCTGCGCAACCTGGAGCACCGCGGTGCCACCGGCTCCGAGCCCGACTCGGGCGACGGCGCCGGCATCCTCTCCCAGGTCCCGGACGCCTTCTTCCGCGAGGTGGCCGGATTCGAGCTTCCCGAGGCCGGCGCGTACGCCGTGGGCATCGCCTTCCTGCCCGAGGCGGGGACGGACGAGGCCGCCGCCCGTATCGAGGGCCTCGCCGCCGAGGAAGGCCTCACCGTCCTCGGCTGGCGCGAGGTGCCGGTCGCGCCCCAACTGCTCGGCGCCACCGCCCGCGCCACCATGCCCGCCTTCCGCCAGGTCTTCGTCACCGACGGCGCCTCGACGGGCATCGCCTTGGACCGCAAGGCGTTCGCCCTGCGCAAGCGCGCCGAGCGCGAGGCCGGCGTCTACTTCCCGTCGCTGTCCGCGCGGACCATCGTCTACAAGGGCATGCTGACCACCGGCCAGCTCGAGCCCTTCTTCCCGGACCTGTCCGACCGCCGCTTCGGCTCCGCGATCGCGCTGGTGCACTCCCGGTTCTCCACCAACACCTTCCCGAGCTGGCCGCTGGCCCACCCGTACCGGTTCGTCGCGCACAACGGCGAGATCAACACGGTCAAGGGCAACCGCAACTGGATGCGCGCCCGCGAGTCCCAGCTCGCCTCCCAGCTGCTCGGCAACGGGAACACCGAGGCCGAGAACCTGGAGCGGCTCTTCCCCGTCTGCACCCCGGAGGCGTCCGACTCCGCCTCCTTCGACGAGGTCCTGGAGCTCCTGCACCTCGGCGGCCGCTCCCTGCCGCACTCCGTGCTCATGATGATCCCGGAGGCCTGGGAGAACCACGCCTCCATGGACGCCGACCGCCGCGCCTTCTACGCGTACCACTCCACGATGATGGAGCCCTGGGACGGCCCGGCCTGCGTCACCTTCACCGACGGCACCCAGGTCGGCGCGGTCCTCGACCGCAACGGACTGCGCCCCGGCCGCTACTGGGTCACCGACGACGGCCTCGTCGTCCTCGGCTCCGAGGTCGGCGTCCTCGACATCGACCCCGCCAAGGTGGTCCGCAAGGGCCGCCTCCAGCCGGGCCGGATGTTCCTCGTCGACACCGCCGAGCACCGCATCATCGAGGACGACGAGATCAAGGCCCAGCTCGCCGCCGAGCAGCCGTACGCCGAGTGGATGGAAGCCGGCGAGATCGAGCTGAGCGACCTGCCCGAGCGCGAGCACATCGTGCACACCCACGCCTCGGTCACCCGCCGCCAGCAGACCTTCGGCTACACCGAGGAAGAGCTGCGCGTCATCCTCGCGCCGATGGCCAAGGCCGGCGCCGAGCCGATCGGCTCCATGGGCACCGACAGCCCGATCGCCGCGCTCTCCGAGCGCCCGCGGCTGCTGTTCGACTACTTCACCCAGCTCTTCGCGCAGGTCACCAACCCGCCGCTGGACGCCATCCGCGAGGAGCTCGTCACCTCGCTGCGCTCCTCGCTCGGCCCCTCGGGCAACCTCCTGGAGCCCACCGCGGCCTCCTGCCGCAGCGTGCTGCTGCCCTTCCCGGTGATCGACAACGACGAGCTGGCCAAGCTCATCCACATCAACGCCGACGGCGACATGCCCGGCATGAAGGCCGCCACCCTCTCCGGCCTGTTCCGGGTCTCCGGCGGCGGCGAGGCGCTGGCCGCCCGCATCGAGGAGATCTGCGCGGAGGCCGACGCCGCCATCGGCAACGGCGCCCGGCTGATCGTCCTCTCCGACCGGCACTCCGACGCCGAGCACGCGCCGATCCCGTCGCTGCTGCTCACCTCGGCCGTCCACCACCACCTCATCCGCACCAAGCAGCGCACCCAGGTGGGCCTGCTGGTCGAGGCCGGCGACGTCCGCGAGGTGCACCACGTCGCCCTGCTCATCGGCTTCGGCGCCGCCGCGGTCAACCCGTACCTGGCGATGGAGTCCGTCGAGGACCTGGTCCGGGCCGGCACCTTCCTGTCGGGCATCGAGACCGAGCAGGCCATCCGCAACCTGATCTACGCCCTCGGCAAGGGCGTGCTGAAGGTCATGTCCAAGATGGGCATCTCCACCGTCGCCTCCTACCGGGGCGCCCAGGTGTTCGAGGCCGTCGGTCTGGACGACGCCTTCGTGGACCGGTACTTCAACGGCACCACCACCAAGATCGGCGGCGTCGGCATCGACGTCATCGCCGAGGAGGTCGCCGCCCGGCACGCCAAGGCCTACCCGGCCACCGGCATCGCCCCCGCGCACCGCGCGCTGGAGATCGGCGGCGAGTACCAGTGGCGCCGCGAGGGCGAGCCGCACCTGTTCGACCCGGAGACGGTCTTCCGTCTCCAGCACTCCACCCGCACCCGCCGCTACGACATCTTCAAGAAGTACACGGACCGGGTGAACGAGCAGTCCGAGCGCCTGATGACGCTGCGCGGGCTGTTCCAGTTCAAGTCCGGCCGGGGCCCGATCCCCGTCGAGGAGGTCGAGCCGGCCTCCGAGATCGTCAAGCGGTTCTCCACCGGCGCCATGTCCTACGGCTCCATCTCGCGCGAGGCGCACGAGACGCTCGCCATCGCCATGAACCAGCTCGGCGCCAAGTCGAACACCGGCGAGGGCGGCGAGGACCCCGACCGCCTGTACGACCCGGCGCGCCGCTCGGCGATCAAGCAGGTCGCCTCCGGCCGCTTCGGCGTCACCAGCGAGTACCTGGTCAACGCGGACGACATCCAGATCAAGATGGCCCAGGGCGCCAAGCCCGGCGAGGGCGGCCAGCTGCCCGGCCACAAGGTGTACCCGTGGGTGGCCAAGACCCGGCACTCGACGCCGGGCGTGGGGCTCATCTCCCCGCCGCCGCACCACGACATCTACTCCATCGAGGACCTGGCGCAGCTGATCCACGACCTGAAGAACGCCAACCCCAGGGCCCGCATCCATGTGAAGCTGGTCTCCGAGGTCGGCGTCGGCACGGTCGCGGCCGGTGTGTCCAAGGCCCACGCGGACGTCGTGCTGATCTCCGGCCACGACGGCGGCACCGGCGCCTCCCCGCTGACCTCGCTCAAGCACGCGGGCGGCCCCTGGGAGCTCGGCCTCGCCGAGACCCAGCAGACGCTGCTGCTCAACGGCCTGCGCGACCGGATCGTGGTCCAGACGGACGGCCAGCTCAAGACCGGCCGTGACGTCGTCATCGCCGCGCTGCTCGGCGCCGAGGAGTTCGGTTTCGCCACCGCCCCGCTCGTCGTCTCCGGCTGCGTCATGATGCGCGTCTGCCACCTGGACACCTGCCCGGTCGGCATCGCCACCCAGAACCCGGTGCTGCGCGAGCGGTTCTCCGGCAAGGCCGAGTACGTGGTGAACTTCTTCCAGTTCATCGCCGAGGAGGTCCGCGAGATCCTCGCCGAGCTGGGCTTCCGCTCCATCGAGGAGGCCGTCGGCCACGCCGAGGCGCTCGACGTCACCCGCGCCGTCGACCACTGGAAGGCGCAGGGCCTGGACCTGGAGCCGCTGTTCCACGTCCCCGCGCTGCCCGAGGGCGCCGCCCGCCACCAGGTGATCGCCCAGGACCACGGGCTGCAGAAGGCGCTCGACAACCAGCTGATCAAGCTGGCCGCCGACGCCCTGTCCGCCGACTCCGCCACCGACGCGGCGCCGGTGCGCGCCCAGGTCGCCATCCGCAACATCAACCGCACGGTCGGCACCATGCTCGGCCACGAGGTGACGAAGAAGTTCGGCGGCGCCGGCCTGCCCGACGACACCGTCGACATCACCTTCACCGGCTCCGCGGGCCAGTCCTTCGGCGCCTTCCTGCCGCGCGGCATCACCCTGCGGCTGGAGGGCGACGCCAACGACTACGTCGGCAAGGGCCTGTCCGGCGGCCGCGTGATCGTCCGTCCCGACCGGGGCGCCGATCACCTCGCCGAGTACTCCACCATCGCGGGCAACACCCTCGCCTACGGCGCCACCGGCGGCGAACTGTTCCTGCGCGGTCGTACGGGTGAGCGGTTCTGTGTCCGCAACTCCGGCGCGCTCGTCGTCTCCGAGGGCGTCGGCGACCACGGCTGCGAGTACATGACCGGCGGCCACGCCGTCGTCCTCGGCCCCATCGGGCGCAACTTCGCGGCCGGCATGTCCGGCGGCATCGCCTACGTCGTCGACCTCGATCCGGCCGACGTCAACCCGGGCAACGCCGACGCCGTCCAGGAGCTCGACGAGGCCGACCGGCAGTGGCTGCACGAGGTCGTGCGCCGCCACCAGGAGGAGACCGGCTCCACCGTGGCCGCCAAGCTCCTCGCCGAGTGGGACACCGCGGTGACCCGCTTCAGCAAGATCATCCCCAGCACCTACAAGGCTGTGCTCGCCGCCAAGGACGCCGCCGAGCGAGCCGGTCTCTCCGAGACCGAGATCACCGAGAAGATGATGGAGGCGGCGACCAATGGCTGA
- a CDS encoding VIT1/CCC1 transporter family protein: protein MAVIETGAALHEAHRDNHTHRDVNGGWLRPAVFGAMDGLVSNLALMTGVAGGELSRSTIVLTGLAGLAAGAFSMAAGEYTSVASQRELVEAELDVERRELRKHPKDEEAELAALYETRGVEPALAREVARQLSKDPEQALEIHAREELGIDPGDLPSPLVAAVSSFGSFALGALLPVLPYLLGATVIWPAVLLALAGLFLCGAVVARVTARSWWFSGLRQLAVGGAAAGVTYLLGSLFGGAVG from the coding sequence ATGGCCGTCATCGAGACCGGCGCCGCACTGCACGAGGCGCACCGCGACAACCACACCCACCGCGACGTCAACGGCGGCTGGCTGCGCCCCGCCGTGTTCGGCGCGATGGACGGGCTCGTCTCCAACCTCGCGCTGATGACCGGCGTGGCGGGCGGCGAGCTGAGCCGGTCCACGATCGTGCTCACCGGGCTCGCGGGCCTCGCCGCCGGCGCCTTCTCCATGGCGGCCGGCGAGTACACCTCCGTCGCCTCCCAGCGCGAGCTGGTCGAGGCCGAGCTGGACGTCGAGCGGCGCGAGCTGCGCAAGCACCCCAAGGACGAGGAGGCCGAGCTCGCCGCGCTGTACGAGACGCGGGGCGTGGAGCCGGCGCTCGCCCGCGAGGTGGCCCGTCAGCTCTCGAAGGACCCCGAGCAGGCGCTGGAGATCCACGCCCGCGAGGAGCTGGGCATCGACCCCGGCGACCTGCCCTCCCCGCTGGTCGCCGCCGTCTCCTCCTTCGGTTCCTTCGCGCTCGGTGCCCTGCTGCCCGTGCTGCCGTACCTGCTGGGCGCCACGGTCATCTGGCCCGCCGTGCTGCTGGCGCTCGCCGGGCTGTTCCTGTGCGGCGCGGTGGTCGCCCGGGTGACCGCGCGCAGCTGGTGGTTCAGCGGTCTGCGCCAGCTCGCGGTGGGCGGAGCGGCGGCCGGTGTGACGTACCTCCTGGGCAGCCTGTTCGGCGGGGCCGTAGGATAA
- a CDS encoding ADP-ribosylglycohydrolase family protein, with amino-acid sequence MLDRARGALLGLAVGDALGAPAENLKPSEIRARWGRVTGYVAEHPAGTDDTEYAMFSGLLLARHGSALTVAHVEDAWHHWIADRDEGPFRGAGFSERGTLENLRRGLAAPISAQHRHAWSDGLAMRAAPFGVFAAGRPAEAARLVAIDGSVSHEGEGIYGGQAVAAGVAAAMAGAPVGAVVASALAVVPDDSWTARSLRRAVTAAHRGERAVRSAVVVGGYPWTDLAPEAVALAFGAYAAADGDFREAVLTAVNMGRDADTTAAVAGALSGATTGASAIPPAWSEAIGPSRGTCLPSMKGHHVLEVAEALVKAATTTPRATKPEAATDTTDTLTAGRRAAGATGAPGTPAAGSRAAGAARVGDGGPPCSSEAESLGEAPRSAELRDPLPADTNRPAPVTPGLDSTPRTTAPAPEEPTP; translated from the coding sequence CTGCTCGACCGGGCGCGCGGCGCGCTGCTCGGGCTGGCCGTCGGGGACGCGCTCGGTGCCCCCGCCGAGAACCTGAAACCGTCCGAGATCCGGGCCCGCTGGGGCCGCGTCACGGGGTACGTCGCCGAACACCCGGCCGGCACGGACGACACCGAGTACGCGATGTTCTCGGGGCTGCTGCTGGCCCGGCACGGCTCCGCGCTCACCGTGGCGCACGTCGAGGACGCCTGGCACCACTGGATCGCCGACCGGGACGAGGGTCCCTTCCGCGGCGCCGGCTTCAGCGAGCGCGGCACGCTGGAGAACCTGCGCCGGGGGCTGGCGGCGCCGATCTCCGCGCAGCACCGGCACGCCTGGAGCGACGGGCTCGCCATGCGGGCGGCGCCCTTCGGGGTCTTCGCCGCGGGGCGGCCCGCCGAGGCGGCCCGACTGGTCGCGATCGACGGTTCGGTCAGCCACGAGGGCGAGGGCATCTACGGCGGCCAGGCGGTGGCGGCGGGCGTCGCGGCGGCGATGGCGGGGGCGCCGGTGGGCGCGGTGGTGGCCTCCGCGCTGGCGGTGGTCCCGGACGACTCCTGGACCGCCCGCTCACTGCGCCGCGCCGTGACGGCTGCCCACCGGGGCGAACGCGCGGTCCGCTCCGCGGTGGTCGTCGGCGGCTACCCCTGGACCGACCTCGCCCCCGAGGCGGTCGCCCTCGCCTTCGGCGCGTACGCGGCGGCGGACGGCGACTTCCGCGAGGCGGTGCTGACGGCCGTCAACATGGGCCGCGACGCCGATACGACGGCAGCGGTGGCAGGCGCCCTGTCCGGCGCGACGACCGGCGCGTCGGCGATCCCCCCGGCCTGGTCCGAGGCGATCGGCCCGTCCCGGGGCACATGCCTCCCCTCGATGAAGGGCCACCACGTCCTGGAGGTGGCAGAAGCGTTGGTGAAAGCAGCGACCACCACTCCGCGCGCCACGAAGCCCGAAGCCGCGACCGACACCACCGACACCCTCACCGCGGGCCGTCGCGCCGCTGGGGCGACTGGCGCCCCCGGCACCCCAGCTGCGGGCAGTCGGGCCGCTGGGGCGGCACGGGTGGGCGATGGGGGTCCCCCCTGCTCGAGCGAAGCCGAGAGCTTGGGGGAGGCACCTCGTAGCGCCGAGTTGCGCGATCCGCTCCCGGCCGACACCAACCGACCCGCGCCAGTAACCCCCGGGCTCGACAGCACCCCCCGCACCACCGCACCCGCCCCCGAGGAACCCACCCCATGA
- a CDS encoding ADP-ribosylglycohydrolase family protein, protein MTPHTPHTPHTPDAPRRTEGLLLGLAAGDAAGWPAARHRAARLPDWTRRLTRELDTFAEQNATTTLPVPIALNQPPEPLRLGPSDDAEWAAFAAESVLRAGDAATLGDLTHDRRIRAAIDLSWSAVADEIAAATDRAPEVESALLPLRARISVRAGLGNLAAGLRPPATGHDNPHYFDDAACVRACVLAVAHPGEPRRAADLAEFDARYTQDGDGVHGARAMAAALSLALAGEDVTACAEAALAELPATTEIGRNARLALDLAATCPDTFTVLPLLEHRIVDHVYSYGIAAAETVPVALALATAARGRIAEAVPAAACLSRVADSAPALAGALTGALGGADAIPDTWRAACRTLSGCALPRLTGTDLVHLAELLTSTEPASTGG, encoded by the coding sequence ATGACCCCACACACCCCGCACACCCCCCACACCCCCGACGCCCCGCGCCGCACCGAAGGCCTCCTGCTCGGCCTCGCCGCAGGCGACGCCGCCGGCTGGCCCGCCGCCCGCCACCGCGCCGCCCGCCTCCCCGACTGGACCCGTCGCCTCACCCGCGAACTCGACACCTTCGCCGAGCAGAACGCCACCACCACCCTCCCCGTCCCCATCGCCCTCAACCAACCCCCCGAACCCCTCCGTCTCGGCCCCTCCGACGACGCCGAGTGGGCGGCCTTCGCCGCCGAGTCGGTGCTCCGCGCCGGCGACGCCGCCACCCTCGGCGACCTCACCCACGACCGCCGCATACGCGCCGCCATCGACCTCTCCTGGAGCGCCGTCGCGGACGAGATCGCCGCCGCCACCGACCGCGCCCCCGAGGTCGAGTCCGCCCTGCTCCCCCTCCGCGCCCGCATCTCCGTCCGGGCCGGTCTCGGCAACCTCGCCGCCGGCCTCCGCCCGCCCGCCACCGGCCACGACAACCCCCACTACTTCGACGACGCCGCCTGCGTACGCGCCTGCGTCCTGGCCGTCGCCCACCCCGGCGAACCCCGCCGCGCCGCCGATCTCGCCGAGTTCGACGCCCGCTACACCCAGGACGGCGACGGCGTGCACGGCGCCCGCGCCATGGCCGCCGCGCTCTCCCTCGCCCTGGCCGGCGAGGACGTCACCGCCTGCGCCGAGGCCGCCCTCGCGGAACTTCCCGCCACCACCGAGATCGGCCGCAACGCCCGCCTGGCCCTCGACCTCGCCGCCACCTGCCCCGACACCTTCACCGTGCTCCCGCTCCTGGAGCACCGGATCGTCGACCACGTCTACAGCTACGGCATCGCCGCCGCCGAGACCGTCCCCGTCGCGCTCGCCCTGGCGACGGCGGCCCGCGGCCGGATCGCCGAGGCGGTGCCGGCCGCCGCCTGCCTCTCCCGGGTCGCGGACTCCGCCCCGGCCCTCGCGGGCGCCCTCACCGGCGCGCTCGGCGGCGCCGACGCGATCCCGGACACCTGGCGGGCGGCCTGCCGCACCCTCTCCGGCTGCGCCCTCCCCCGCCTCACCGGCACCGACCTCGTACACCTCGCCGAACTCCTGACCTCCACGGAACCGGCCTCCACAGGGGGATGA